The following proteins are co-located in the Lentibacillus sp. JNUCC-1 genome:
- a CDS encoding BCCT family transporter, whose translation MKKSLIDWPTFIGALVLLLGVSIPLAVFPEEGKKVVDLANELMTTNLGVLYLIFGLATFAFLLFVSFSKNGKIKLGDRKEKKEFSTISWAAMLFAAGIGSSILYWGMIEWAFYYQGPPFGVEPGSEEAIKWASSYGIFHWGPVAWAIYTLPALPIAYFYYVRKTPVLKISEAVRPVLGKAVDTPLGNVIDILFMFGLMGGAGTTLALGTPMIAEGVHDITGLPPNLITKTVIMILCTTIFAVSAYSGLRRGIKVLSDINLWLAFFVLAFIFIFGPTLFISETTFTSLGVIMNNFFEMATWLEPLANVGGFEETGFPESWTVFYWAWWVVYAPFVGLFVARISRGRTIQEMILGTVLYGTLGSILFFGIMGNYGLYLQLSGNFDVVGFMNDSSPEAAIIAILNQLPMAGLMVIAFTILAIIFLATTFDSSSYILAAVVQRKVQKEPLRWNRLFWAFTLSFMPIVLMYVGDLKTLQTASIVAGFPVLFIMTLLAWSFMKASSADIRSSKDYNSPTIHITKRERR comes from the coding sequence ATGAAAAAGAGTCTAATCGATTGGCCGACGTTTATTGGAGCTTTGGTATTATTACTTGGTGTCAGCATTCCGCTCGCCGTTTTTCCTGAAGAAGGAAAGAAGGTTGTAGACCTTGCCAACGAATTGATGACCACCAATCTCGGTGTTCTTTATTTGATTTTCGGTTTGGCCACGTTTGCTTTTCTCTTATTTGTTTCTTTCAGCAAAAATGGGAAAATCAAACTTGGTGACAGAAAAGAGAAAAAAGAATTCAGCACGATCTCATGGGCCGCAATGCTGTTTGCGGCCGGCATAGGATCGAGTATTCTGTATTGGGGCATGATTGAGTGGGCTTTTTATTACCAGGGACCGCCGTTCGGTGTTGAACCTGGATCAGAAGAAGCTATCAAATGGGCATCATCATACGGTATTTTTCACTGGGGGCCTGTGGCATGGGCCATTTACACCCTTCCCGCTCTCCCGATTGCATACTTTTACTATGTGAGAAAAACGCCTGTTCTTAAAATCAGTGAAGCGGTCAGACCAGTTTTAGGAAAAGCTGTCGATACGCCGCTTGGCAATGTGATTGATATTCTGTTCATGTTTGGCTTGATGGGTGGTGCCGGGACAACGCTCGCGCTCGGGACGCCGATGATTGCGGAAGGGGTTCATGACATCACAGGACTGCCACCGAATTTAATTACGAAAACAGTTATCATGATTTTGTGTACGACGATCTTTGCTGTCAGTGCCTATTCCGGACTTAGGCGTGGAATCAAGGTGCTGAGTGATATTAACCTGTGGCTTGCTTTTTTCGTTCTCGCTTTTATCTTTATATTTGGACCAACACTTTTTATCAGCGAAACAACCTTTACAAGCCTCGGCGTTATCATGAATAACTTTTTCGAAATGGCGACATGGCTTGAGCCGCTCGCCAATGTTGGAGGCTTCGAGGAAACAGGATTCCCGGAATCTTGGACAGTTTTCTACTGGGCCTGGTGGGTGGTGTACGCCCCATTCGTCGGTCTGTTCGTCGCCCGGATCTCCCGCGGTCGTACGATTCAGGAAATGATACTTGGAACGGTGCTATACGGCACGCTTGGAAGTATTTTGTTTTTTGGAATCATGGGGAATTACGGTCTGTATTTGCAGCTGAGCGGGAACTTTGATGTTGTCGGCTTTATGAATGACTCCAGTCCGGAAGCTGCAATCATCGCCATACTGAATCAATTGCCAATGGCCGGTCTCATGGTAATTGCGTTTACGATCCTGGCCATTATCTTCTTGGCGACTACTTTTGATTCGTCATCGTACATTCTTGCAGCTGTTGTACAAAGAAAAGTACAGAAAGAACCGCTTAGATGGAACCGTCTGTTTTGGGCGTTCACGCTTTCGTTCATGCCGATCGTATTAATGTACGTCGGGGATTTGAAAACATTGCAAACCGCGAGCATCGTCGCTGGTTTTCCAGTCCTGTTCATCATGACGCTGCTGGCTTGGTCATTTATGAAAGCATCAAGCGCCGACATCCGATCATCCAAAGACTACAACTCACCAACCATCCACATCACAAAACGAGAACGACGCTAA
- a CDS encoding RNA-guided endonuclease InsQ/TnpB family protein — MPTISLKVELLKPTIEKQNVYQTMTQTNTDFANWLLTYDDLNKATSKVFKLFSSNKQLPSAVVNQTIRDVKSQKRHQKAKKYKRLWCAFNNQNAKIEYDSLYKISFPTLEKRIGVPLVVRPFQQKWLDKILNGEAKQGTVDLFKKRGRWFVTIAISYDVEKTTNEKVLGIDLGLKNIATCSVGTKSLFFKGNQIAFKRRRFSSRRRKLGKLKKLQAIKKSKDKESLWMREMNHTISRRIIRFARSNGVGLIRMEDLTGIRMAKSKKEAGRNLNNWSFHQLQTFIQYKAEMAGITVEYVVPNYTSQTCKCGNCDKKNRNGLRFKCKKCSYKNHADLNASINIAKALSGISKHKQVI; from the coding sequence GTGCCAACAATTTCTCTGAAAGTAGAATTGCTAAAGCCGACAATAGAAAAACAAAATGTGTATCAAACAATGACACAAACAAACACGGATTTTGCTAATTGGCTTTTAACTTATGACGATCTAAACAAAGCGACATCCAAAGTTTTCAAGCTGTTCTCATCCAACAAACAACTGCCCTCAGCAGTTGTTAATCAAACGATTCGGGATGTAAAAAGTCAAAAGAGACACCAAAAAGCGAAAAAATATAAACGGCTCTGGTGTGCGTTCAATAACCAAAACGCCAAAATAGAATATGACAGCCTTTATAAAATCAGCTTCCCGACACTTGAAAAACGTATCGGCGTGCCTTTGGTCGTCCGACCGTTTCAGCAAAAATGGCTCGATAAGATTTTAAACGGTGAAGCCAAACAAGGTACGGTCGACCTTTTTAAAAAGAGAGGCCGCTGGTTTGTGACAATTGCCATTTCCTATGACGTAGAAAAAACGACCAATGAGAAGGTATTGGGTATTGATCTTGGGTTGAAAAACATCGCCACATGCAGTGTCGGCACGAAAAGTTTATTTTTTAAAGGCAACCAAATAGCCTTCAAAAGAAGAAGATTTTCTTCAAGAAGACGCAAGCTGGGCAAGCTGAAAAAACTTCAAGCTATCAAAAAGTCAAAAGATAAAGAGTCGCTTTGGATGAGAGAAATGAATCATACTATATCCCGTCGAATCATACGTTTTGCCAGGTCCAACGGTGTTGGACTGATCAGAATGGAAGATTTGACAGGTATTCGCATGGCTAAATCAAAAAAAGAGGCAGGCAGAAACCTGAACAATTGGAGCTTCCATCAGCTTCAGACATTCATTCAGTATAAAGCAGAAATGGCAGGCATAACGGTTGAATATGTCGTGCCAAATTATACATCGCAAACATGTAAATGCGGAAATTGTGACAAGAAAAACCGTAATGGTTTGAGGTTCAAATGTAAAAAGTGCAGCTATAAAAACCACGCGGATTTAAATGCAAGTATCAATATTGCAAAAGCCCTGTCAGGCATCTCCAAACATAAACAAGTTATATAA
- a CDS encoding helix-turn-helix domain-containing protein encodes MDVRKAKKLLEINRMLTKSLTITDILKNVIQAASELLEASSVFIIYLYDEEEKVLRFAEGKGIDQAHFKKIAFAPGESISGKVFNDKKPKLFMSESEIDQAMNNMSQENYNHYYQGVNKQKIKSAFVVPILNKDRCYGIVVVDNFSQKGLFTEEDMEVIQAVADQSAIAIENSRMYQNLKEKNDLLKQSISIHHRFYKLIIEGRGIENVIQLLERIIHSDVTLSTDCENTADDCVFPIVRGNDVLGVLNLEKPFQDFTHMNQIAIEQASLSIALELIKDNALFEKEIHLRGEVFNQLIEGISGRDFQNVLQYVRWDEDWHVQCIILEGRTEPLWKPDKLIDKERFIQAIEQAIATFGLDSLVLTRAFQLIMIIPELEHSRKNQLIKHIQVQFKDMNIIYGIGRETRIDNLSVSYNEALRSVGYGKLHHIDVVEYPMLGIERLLYEVDGDVLDMFMQDKLRNFDTLDQAFIETLRMFIKLNKNHKQTAEHLHIHPNTLYYRLRKIENVLNIDFDAEKDWIDLVIAFRLYVASNKN; translated from the coding sequence TTGGATGTTCGGAAGGCGAAGAAGTTGTTGGAGATTAATCGGATGCTGACGAAGTCTTTGACGATTACAGATATATTGAAAAATGTTATTCAAGCTGCAAGCGAATTGCTGGAAGCGTCCAGTGTTTTTATCATTTATCTGTATGATGAAGAGGAGAAAGTGCTGCGGTTTGCGGAAGGGAAAGGCATCGATCAAGCGCATTTTAAGAAAATAGCCTTTGCTCCAGGTGAGTCTATTTCCGGGAAAGTCTTCAATGACAAAAAACCTAAACTGTTTATGTCTGAATCGGAAATCGATCAGGCTATGAATAACATGTCTCAAGAGAATTACAATCATTATTATCAAGGTGTAAACAAACAGAAAATAAAAAGTGCTTTCGTAGTGCCCATCTTAAACAAAGACCGCTGTTATGGGATTGTGGTGGTCGATAACTTCAGCCAAAAAGGGCTATTCACAGAAGAAGATATGGAAGTCATTCAAGCTGTAGCCGATCAGAGTGCAATCGCAATTGAGAACTCCCGTATGTACCAGAACTTAAAAGAAAAGAATGATTTGCTCAAACAGTCCATTTCAATCCATCACAGATTTTATAAACTCATTATCGAAGGCCGGGGGATTGAAAATGTGATCCAGTTGTTAGAACGAATTATTCATTCCGATGTCACCCTCAGTACCGATTGTGAAAACACGGCGGATGACTGTGTTTTTCCGATTGTAAGAGGCAATGATGTGCTCGGCGTATTGAATCTTGAGAAGCCCTTTCAGGATTTTACGCATATGAATCAAATTGCGATTGAACAGGCGAGTTTATCGATTGCCTTGGAGCTGATAAAAGACAACGCACTTTTTGAAAAAGAGATTCACTTAAGAGGCGAAGTGTTTAACCAGCTGATCGAAGGAATTTCGGGTCGTGACTTCCAAAATGTGCTTCAATATGTGAGGTGGGACGAGGATTGGCATGTACAATGTATCATTCTTGAAGGCCGAACTGAACCGTTGTGGAAGCCTGATAAACTGATTGACAAAGAACGCTTTATTCAAGCCATCGAACAAGCAATAGCGACATTTGGTCTGGACAGCCTGGTGCTTACAAGGGCATTTCAGCTGATTATGATCATCCCAGAGCTTGAACACAGCCGTAAAAATCAACTCATCAAACACATCCAGGTACAATTCAAGGATATGAACATTATTTATGGCATTGGTCGCGAAACGCGAATTGACAACCTGTCTGTCTCCTACAATGAGGCCCTCAGATCTGTTGGTTATGGAAAATTACATCATATCGATGTCGTGGAATATCCGATGCTTGGGATTGAACGCCTGTTGTATGAAGTAGATGGAGACGTTTTGGATATGTTCATGCAAGATAAATTACGCAATTTTGACACGCTGGATCAAGCCTTTATTGAAACACTGCGGATGTTTATCAAACTCAATAAAAATCACAAACAAACAGCAGAACACTTACATATTCATCCAAACACATTGTATTATCGCCTGCGAAAAATAGAAAACGTGTTAAATATTGATTTTGATGCTGAAAAAGACTGGATCGATTTAGTCATTGCATTTCGTTTATATGTGGCAAGCAACAAAAATTAG
- a CDS encoding protein-L-isoaspartate(D-aspartate) O-methyltransferase, whose product MTNREKEIKAYFDQLNRRDFIAGNSEGASLDLPVQIGHGQTISQPTLALNMTIALQPEPGSKVLEIGTGSGYQTALLAAFSREVYTVERIEALYKQAQEHLHAKNFTNIHFKNGDGSLGWTEHAPYDRIMVTASATQIPDELVKQLAPGGKMIIPVGGAHLQELQMIEKGANGEVRTSKLEDVAFVRLRGKYE is encoded by the coding sequence ATGACTAACCGTGAAAAGGAAATTAAAGCTTACTTTGACCAATTGAACCGCAGAGATTTCATAGCTGGAAATAGCGAGGGAGCTTCGCTGGATTTGCCAGTGCAGATTGGGCATGGGCAAACGATCTCCCAGCCAACGCTTGCCTTAAATATGACCATCGCCCTTCAGCCGGAACCCGGATCCAAAGTATTGGAAATCGGTACTGGTTCAGGATATCAGACCGCCCTGCTTGCCGCTTTTTCTAGAGAAGTCTACACTGTCGAACGGATTGAGGCTCTTTACAAACAGGCACAAGAACATTTGCATGCCAAAAACTTCACTAATATTCATTTTAAAAATGGAGATGGAAGCCTTGGGTGGACTGAGCACGCCCCTTACGACCGTATCATGGTCACCGCTTCTGCAACCCAGATCCCGGACGAGCTCGTGAAACAGCTTGCTCCAGGCGGCAAAATGATCATTCCCGTTGGCGGAGCCCACCTTCAAGAATTGCAAATGATTGAAAAAGGAGCAAATGGTGAAGTCCGCACATCGAAACTTGAGGATGTTGCGTTTGTCAGATTGAGGGGGAAGTACGAGTAA
- a CDS encoding aldehyde dehydrogenase family protein produces the protein MSSTYFNYINGEWTKSETHETYTSINPANKEDVLGTFQKSNEKDVEHAIQAAEDAFGDWSRTAAPRRGDVIFKLIQLLEDKQEELATIITKEVGKSFREAKGEVKKTIEAMKQFSGEATRLAGETLPSNDSAVFGYTLREPLGVVGVIAPYNFPIGIGIWKIAPAIIAGNTVVFKPASNTSLISIKIMELFEEAGVPAGVINMVTGPGGVIGNAIGSHPKIKAVSFTGSTDVGLALGKAVTSRGAKMQAEMGGKNPSIVLEDANLDDVVENLVISGFLDNGQRCTGTSRVIVLKPVAETLIQKLVARAKELVIAEGFTEGVDNGPVIDEGQLNTYLHYVNTAVDEGAKLEYGGKQLTENDMDKGFFVMPTVFSGVTRDMTIYNEEIFGPVLGITAVDTYEEAMALANDNEFGLSSTIYTNDLNKAFDFVHNIESGVTHVNIPSNYFENQYPFGGKKASSIGPREQGSTALDFWTDYKTVYIKP, from the coding sequence ATGAGCAGCACTTATTTTAATTATATTAATGGTGAGTGGACCAAGTCTGAAACACATGAAACATATACCAGCATTAACCCAGCAAACAAAGAAGACGTGCTGGGAACCTTTCAGAAGTCCAATGAAAAAGATGTGGAACATGCCATCCAGGCGGCTGAAGATGCTTTTGGCGATTGGTCACGCACTGCTGCCCCGAGGCGAGGTGATGTGATTTTTAAATTGATACAGCTGTTGGAAGATAAACAGGAAGAATTGGCAACAATTATTACGAAAGAAGTGGGAAAATCTTTTCGGGAGGCAAAAGGGGAAGTTAAAAAAACAATTGAAGCAATGAAGCAATTCAGTGGGGAGGCCACACGTCTGGCAGGAGAAACGCTCCCATCAAATGACAGCGCTGTCTTTGGTTATACATTAAGGGAACCACTGGGCGTTGTGGGGGTTATTGCACCATATAATTTCCCGATTGGCATTGGCATTTGGAAAATTGCCCCAGCCATTATTGCCGGTAATACGGTCGTTTTTAAACCCGCCAGCAACACATCACTCATAAGCATTAAAATTATGGAGCTGTTCGAGGAAGCAGGTGTGCCTGCAGGTGTGATCAATATGGTGACAGGTCCGGGTGGGGTAATTGGCAATGCGATCGGAAGCCATCCGAAAATTAAAGCCGTGTCCTTTACAGGTTCAACCGATGTAGGTTTGGCATTAGGAAAAGCAGTGACCTCAAGAGGCGCTAAAATGCAAGCCGAAATGGGAGGCAAAAATCCGTCCATTGTTTTGGAAGACGCCAATCTTGATGATGTTGTGGAAAATCTGGTGATTAGCGGCTTTTTAGATAACGGGCAGCGCTGTACAGGTACCAGTCGGGTAATTGTTTTGAAACCCGTCGCTGAAACCTTGATTCAAAAATTAGTAGCGCGAGCCAAGGAATTGGTTATAGCAGAAGGGTTTACAGAGGGTGTGGATAATGGTCCTGTGATTGATGAGGGTCAATTAAACACTTATCTGCACTATGTCAACACAGCCGTAGACGAAGGAGCGAAACTGGAGTACGGCGGTAAACAGTTGACAGAGAACGACATGGACAAAGGTTTCTTTGTTATGCCAACTGTTTTCAGTGGTGTGACGAGAGATATGACGATTTATAATGAGGAAATTTTCGGGCCTGTTTTGGGTATTACCGCTGTTGACACGTATGAAGAGGCGATGGCACTCGCAAATGACAATGAATTTGGCTTATCGTCCACCATTTATACGAATGACTTAAACAAAGCATTTGATTTTGTTCACAATATCGAGTCCGGCGTCACACATGTCAATATTCCATCCAATTATTTTGAGAATCAATATCCTTTTGGGGGTAAAAAAGCGTCGAGCATCGGACCGCGCGAGCAAGGATCTACAGCACTTGATTTTTGGACGGATTATAAAACGGTTTACATCAAGCCATAA